From one Gemella morbillorum genomic stretch:
- a CDS encoding isoprenyl transferase produces MFNFFKKNRLEEKIEEKKLEKIPTHVAIIMDGNGRWAKKRNMPRVKGHYEGMQTVKKITKYASKLGIQYLTLYAFSTENWARPKEEVSYLMDLPEKMFTSFMPELMENNVKVEVIGVVKKLPENTRKAVEDAIEQTKNNTGLKLIFALNYGSKDEIVTAVKRIAQGATNNEYKVEEIDEQLISDNLFTKDTPDPDLLIRTSGEQRISNFLLWQIAYSEFIFTKVAWPDFVEEEFYKALLEYQSRDRRFGGLNEN; encoded by the coding sequence ATGTTTAACTTTTTTAAGAAAAATAGACTTGAAGAAAAAATTGAAGAAAAGAAATTAGAAAAAATACCGACGCATGTTGCGATAATAATGGATGGTAATGGACGTTGGGCTAAAAAAAGAAATATGCCAAGAGTTAAAGGGCATTACGAAGGGATGCAAACAGTAAAAAAAATTACTAAATATGCATCAAAATTAGGAATACAATATTTAACACTATACGCTTTTTCAACAGAAAATTGGGCACGACCTAAGGAAGAAGTAAGCTATTTGATGGATTTACCTGAGAAAATGTTTACGAGTTTTATGCCAGAACTTATGGAAAATAATGTTAAAGTAGAAGTTATAGGGGTAGTGAAGAAACTACCAGAAAATACAAGAAAAGCTGTAGAGGATGCTATCGAACAAACTAAAAATAATACAGGTCTTAAATTGATTTTTGCACTTAATTATGGTTCAAAAGATGAGATAGTAACTGCAGTTAAAAGAATCGCGCAGGGAGCCACTAATAATGAGTATAAAGTAGAAGAAATAGATGAACAATTGATTAGTGATAATCTGTTTACAAAAGATACTCCAGATCCAGATCTTTTAATAAGAACATCAGGAGAGCAAAGAATTTCTAACTTTTTACTTTGGCAAATTGCTTATAGTGAATTTATATTTACAAAAGTGGCATGGCCGGATTTTGTAGAGGAGGAGTTTTACAAAGCTCTTTTAGAATATCAGAGTAGAGATAGAAGGTTTGGAGGTTTAAATGAAAACTAG
- a CDS encoding phosphatidate cytidylyltransferase, producing MKTRVITAIAALIVFLPLLYVGGDYFKYTTFALGVMAMYEIVRMTFKETNIVVLGLSSLAGALLYLREEILGLSQYGIVYLLVIGMLGVVVVTGHRIKLVEIGSIIFVTVYIFVGFYSLYMLRDLSLAHIGYLLLTIWFTDSFAYIGGMRFGKNKLSPKISPNKSIEGSVIGSLSSIVIALVFYFTTSIFTNLAVAIGITLVVSVIGQFGDLIESAYKREYGVKDSSNLLPGHGGIFDRFDSVILSAPCLILLLNLL from the coding sequence ATGAAAACTAGAGTAATAACAGCGATAGCTGCACTAATAGTATTTTTACCTTTGCTTTATGTAGGTGGAGATTATTTTAAATACACAACATTTGCGCTTGGTGTAATGGCGATGTATGAGATAGTCAGAATGACTTTTAAGGAAACTAACATAGTTGTCTTAGGTCTATCATCGTTAGCAGGAGCATTATTATACTTACGTGAAGAAATTTTAGGTTTATCACAGTATGGTATAGTATATTTATTAGTAATCGGTATGTTAGGAGTAGTTGTAGTTACTGGACATAGAATAAAACTTGTAGAAATAGGTTCTATTATTTTCGTAACAGTATATATATTTGTTGGATTTTATTCATTATATATGCTGAGAGATTTAAGTTTAGCACATATAGGATATTTACTACTTACTATCTGGTTTACTGATAGTTTTGCATATATTGGTGGCATGAGATTTGGGAAAAATAAATTATCTCCAAAAATTAGTCCGAACAAATCAATTGAAGGATCAGTAATAGGTAGTTTATCATCAATAGTAATAGCCTTAGTTTTTTACTTTACAACGAGTATTTTTACTAATTTAGCAGTAGCTATTGGAATCACGTTAGTAGTAAGTGTCATTGGTCAATTTGGAGATTTGATTGAATCTGCATATAAACGTGAATATGGAGTAAAAGATAGTAGTAATCTACTTCCAGGACATGGAGGGATTTTTGACAGATTTGATTCTGTAATATTATCAGCACCATGTTTAATTTTATTATTAAACCTATTGTAA
- a CDS encoding DUF6501 family protein — translation MSKKVIVKHTDAEKFKVSDMLTVGKVYEVVNETEEYIFIKDNSGKVGGYYHDYFEEVK, via the coding sequence ATGTCTAAAAAAGTAATAGTTAAACATACTGACGCAGAAAAATTTAAAGTTAGCGATATGTTAACAGTTGGTAAAGTATATGAAGTAGTTAATGAAACAGAAGAATATATATTTATTAAAGATAATAGTGGAAAAGTAGGCGGATATTACCACGATTATTTTGAAGAAGTAAAATAA
- a CDS encoding methionine ABC transporter permease has translation MENNLSLAEQWKALQPELLKAFGDSLYMIGVSIVITVIVGLFLGIVLFLTSNRLLFKNVFIYKTVDFIVNTIRSIPFIILLVFLIPLTLLLIGKSTGPTGAIVPLTVAAIPLFTRLVDTSLNEIDYGVIESAVASGASLPLIVKEVLIPEAMFGIIQSITLTLINLIAFSAMAGVVGGGGIGDLAIRYGYYRFDNFTMWITVILLIILVQITQYIGNSISKQFKKN, from the coding sequence ATGGAAAATAATCTTAGTCTAGCTGAACAATGGAAAGCTCTTCAACCGGAACTTTTAAAAGCATTCGGTGATTCGCTTTATATGATTGGCGTATCTATTGTTATTACTGTTATTGTTGGGTTATTTCTTGGGATTGTTTTATTCTTAACAAGTAACAGATTACTGTTTAAAAATGTTTTTATTTATAAAACTGTTGATTTTATAGTTAATACTATTAGATCTATTCCATTTATCATTTTACTGGTATTCTTAATACCACTTACTTTACTATTAATTGGAAAATCAACCGGGCCTACTGGTGCAATAGTTCCACTTACTGTGGCTGCCATTCCACTATTTACTCGTCTTGTTGATACATCACTTAATGAAATTGACTACGGGGTTATTGAATCTGCGGTTGCTTCTGGCGCATCCCTTCCTCTTATTGTAAAAGAAGTTTTGATACCTGAAGCAATGTTTGGAATTATTCAATCTATTACATTAACACTAATTAACCTTATTGCGTTTTCTGCAATGGCTGGTGTTGTTGGTGGTGGCGGTATAGGAGACCTTGCCATTAGATATGGTTACTACCGCTTTGATAACTTTACAATGTGGATTACAGTTATTTTATTAATTATCTTAGTCCAAATTACTCAATATATAGGAAATTCTATTTCAAAACAATTTAAAAAAAATTAA
- a CDS encoding aminotransferase class I/II-fold pyridoxal phosphate-dependent enzyme — MKIELSKTIKNIPENVFYPIFKLISDESSNGNPLLNAGIGVPDSDTPELLLETLEKSIRKPENMRYGAFDGKNELLEEISHWLKKTYNIDANPKDEIALVFGTKAGLSSLPSIILNPGDTTLLPVPSYPDYIQGIALAGANIEEIILKEENSYLVDYSSISSELAEKAKLIFLNYPSNPIGAVATKEFYEETVQWAEKNNIIVIQDHAYSDFYYKDGVSPCFMQTAGAKEVGVEFFSFSKNFSISGLRIGFAVGNKEIIKALREYNTIFHANIYGAVQDTVITALRNHSELTRHIKNTYRTRIEKITRKLDKLGYSFYKPEGGIFIWLKVKEGFNSQDFFELLLKKYRIVTMPGHVFGSGGNNYIRLSLSLSNNQIDTLIKKLEQLNKDL; from the coding sequence ATGAAAATTGAACTATCTAAAACAATTAAAAATATTCCAGAAAATGTTTTTTACCCGATTTTCAAATTAATCTCTGACGAAAGTTCAAATGGTAATCCATTATTAAATGCGGGTATCGGAGTTCCTGACTCTGATACCCCTGAACTTTTATTAGAAACTTTAGAAAAATCTATAAGAAAACCTGAAAATATGAGATATGGAGCATTTGATGGTAAAAATGAGCTATTAGAAGAAATTTCTCATTGGTTAAAGAAAACATATAATATAGATGCTAATCCTAAAGACGAGATTGCTCTAGTCTTTGGTACTAAAGCTGGTTTATCTAGTCTACCTTCTATAATACTAAATCCGGGTGATACTACTCTTCTACCTGTGCCTAGTTATCCAGACTATATACAAGGAATTGCTCTTGCTGGAGCTAATATAGAAGAAATAATATTAAAAGAAGAAAACAGTTATCTAGTAGATTATTCTTCTATTTCTTCTGAATTGGCTGAAAAAGCTAAATTAATATTTCTAAATTATCCATCTAATCCTATTGGAGCTGTGGCAACTAAAGAATTTTATGAAGAAACGGTTCAATGGGCTGAAAAAAATAATATCATTGTTATTCAAGATCATGCTTACTCAGATTTCTATTATAAAGACGGTGTTTCACCTTGTTTTATGCAAACAGCAGGAGCTAAAGAAGTCGGAGTTGAATTCTTCTCTTTTTCTAAAAATTTCTCAATTTCTGGACTACGTATAGGCTTTGCGGTTGGTAATAAAGAAATTATAAAAGCTCTTCGTGAATATAATACTATATTCCATGCGAATATTTATGGCGCTGTCCAAGATACCGTAATTACAGCTCTTCGAAATCATAGTGAGTTAACGAGACATATCAAAAATACATATAGAACTCGTATAGAAAAAATTACTAGAAAATTAGACAAATTAGGTTATTCTTTTTATAAACCAGAAGGTGGAATTTTTATTTGGCTAAAAGTTAAAGAAGGTTTTAATAGTCAAGATTTCTTTGAATTACTTCTAAAAAAATATCGTATCGTAACTATGCCGGGACATGTATTTGGTAGTGGTGGTAACAACTACATACGTTTAAGTTTAAGTCTTTCTAATAATCAGATTGATACATTAATAAAAAAACTTGAACAACTTAATAAAGATTTATAA
- a CDS encoding MetQ/NlpA family ABC transporter substrate-binding protein, with amino-acid sequence MTKLKKILTIAFTTLLAITLTACGASSSNSNSGEKKEIKIGATSGPYADMVNKGLKPLLEKKGYKVTVTEFSDYIQPNKALNNGEIDANLFQHKIYMKKFAETNKMDLTALVQVPTAPMGLYSDKVKDLKDLPNGAEVTLPNDPSNAARAYALLAAANVIKIKPDTDVLKITKNDVIENPKNLKFTELEAGQLARSLSSTTLAAVPGNFALAAKFDLTKALILEKMNDNNRNNVVVTTANKDKQFAKDLIEIVNSKEFDEIIDKEFKGFDKPSK; translated from the coding sequence ATGACTAAACTAAAAAAAATATTAACGATTGCATTTACTACATTATTAGCAATTACACTTACTGCATGTGGAGCCTCTAGCTCAAATTCTAACTCTGGTGAGAAAAAAGAAATTAAAATTGGTGCTACATCTGGACCGTATGCTGATATGGTTAATAAAGGTCTTAAACCTTTACTTGAGAAAAAAGGTTACAAAGTTACTGTTACTGAGTTTTCTGATTACATCCAACCTAACAAAGCTTTAAACAATGGTGAAATAGATGCTAACCTATTCCAACACAAAATTTATATGAAAAAATTTGCTGAAACTAATAAAATGGATTTAACAGCGCTTGTGCAAGTACCTACTGCTCCAATGGGATTATATTCTGATAAAGTTAAAGACTTAAAAGATTTACCAAATGGGGCTGAAGTAACTTTACCAAATGATCCATCTAACGCAGCTCGTGCTTATGCTTTATTGGCTGCTGCTAATGTAATCAAAATTAAACCTGATACAGATGTATTAAAAATAACAAAAAATGATGTTATTGAAAATCCAAAAAATCTTAAATTTACAGAATTAGAAGCTGGACAACTTGCACGTTCATTAAGTAGTACTACATTAGCTGCTGTTCCTGGTAACTTTGCTCTTGCTGCTAAATTTGATTTAACTAAAGCATTAATCTTAGAAAAAATGAATGACAACAATCGTAACAATGTAGTAGTTACAACAGCTAATAAAGATAAACAATTTGCTAAAGATTTAATAGAAATTGTTAATTCAAAAGAGTTTGATGAAATTATTGATAAAGAATTCAAAGGTTTTGATAAACCTTCAAAATAA
- a CDS encoding methionine ABC transporter ATP-binding protein, protein MINLNGVGKTFHQKGREIVALKPTTLHINQGEIFGIVGYSGAGKSTLLRCINLLETPSCGEVIVDGQIVNKLNRTDLRLYRQKIGMIFQQFNLLSSKTVAENIAFNLKAGDVDSKEIPKRIDELLELVGLTDKKNVYPNQLSGGQKQRVGIAKALANNPKVLLCDEATSALDPITTKQILTLLKEINKKLGLTIILVTHEMEVIKQICDNVAVMENGQIIEQNSAYEIFSNPTTKLMKEFISNLHSDDDFEESLIVRGKEETIIKVIFKGDAAKEPLIQTLANKYNVTTNILAGRIEYIQNKQLGSLTFSIDGEVEKCADFINYLVDNVEDVEVRVYGK, encoded by the coding sequence ATGATTAATCTAAATGGTGTGGGAAAAACTTTTCACCAAAAAGGACGAGAAATAGTTGCCTTAAAACCCACAACTCTTCATATTAACCAAGGTGAAATCTTTGGTATCGTTGGATATTCTGGTGCTGGTAAAAGTACCTTATTAAGATGTATCAACTTACTTGAAACACCATCTTGTGGTGAAGTCATCGTTGACGGTCAAATAGTCAATAAGCTTAATAGAACTGATTTACGTCTTTATCGTCAAAAAATAGGAATGATTTTCCAACAATTTAATTTACTTAGTTCTAAAACTGTTGCTGAAAATATTGCCTTTAACCTAAAAGCTGGTGATGTTGATTCAAAGGAAATACCTAAGCGAATTGATGAACTGTTAGAACTTGTAGGCCTTACCGACAAAAAAAATGTCTATCCTAATCAACTATCTGGTGGACAAAAACAACGTGTAGGTATTGCTAAAGCATTGGCTAATAATCCTAAAGTTCTACTTTGCGATGAAGCAACAAGTGCATTAGACCCTATCACTACAAAACAAATTTTAACGTTATTAAAAGAAATAAATAAAAAACTTGGATTGACTATTATCTTAGTTACCCATGAAATGGAAGTTATTAAACAGATTTGTGATAATGTAGCTGTTATGGAAAATGGTCAAATTATCGAACAAAATTCTGCGTATGAAATCTTCTCAAATCCTACAACAAAACTAATGAAAGAATTTATTTCTAATCTTCATAGTGATGATGATTTTGAAGAAAGTTTAATTGTAAGAGGTAAGGAAGAAACAATTATTAAAGTTATCTTCAAAGGAGATGCTGCTAAAGAACCACTTATTCAAACATTAGCTAATAAATATAATGTTACTACTAATATTCTAGCTGGTCGTATCGAGTATATTCAAAATAAGCAACTAGGTAGCTTAACTTTTTCTATCGATGGTGAAGTGGAAAAATGTGCGGATTTCATCAATTATTTAGTTGATAACGTAGAAGATGTGGAGGTGAGAGTCTATGGAAAATAA
- the rseP gene encoding RIP metalloprotease RseP gives MQGIIAFILIFFVVVTIHEFGHFIVAKKSGILAQEFAIGMGPKIFHKKIGETNFTIRLLPVGGYVKMPDNVFDFNNDVSVYDLKKGMKVNLKLDENDKVEKIVLDKTNNMDLLPVELNEFDLTYDMFIEGFVGDELERYEVRKDACVVFGGMEEQVAPVERMFSSHSWGKKFWTLFAGPLMNFILAAVIFVGLAIYTGVPVQNNEAKLGLVTADSPAQVAGLQKGDKITEVNGSSVDTWTGLVQKVTESNGAELTLKVERDGAIKEVKVTPKEEIVKSKGKETKTYKLGIGKFEETKKDFLGSIKYGLQQTLFYGTMIFTAIINLFASLFTGGFSLDQLGGPVAIYEMSSNAAKSGLVTVLRWTGILSVNLGLMNLIPIPVLDGGRIIFVIYEAIFKRPINKKAQYYLTIAFGLLMVALMLAVTWNDIQRLFGK, from the coding sequence ATGCAGGGAATAATAGCATTTATATTAATATTTTTTGTAGTAGTAACTATTCATGAATTTGGTCATTTTATAGTTGCGAAAAAATCAGGAATTCTTGCTCAAGAATTTGCTATTGGTATGGGACCAAAGATTTTCCATAAAAAAATAGGTGAAACAAACTTTACGATTCGTTTATTACCTGTTGGTGGATATGTAAAAATGCCCGATAATGTCTTTGATTTTAATAATGATGTATCGGTATATGATTTGAAAAAAGGGATGAAAGTTAACCTTAAGTTAGATGAAAATGATAAGGTAGAAAAAATAGTTTTAGACAAAACTAACAATATGGATCTTTTACCAGTAGAACTAAATGAATTTGACTTAACGTATGATATGTTTATAGAAGGTTTTGTTGGAGATGAATTAGAACGTTATGAAGTAAGAAAAGATGCTTGTGTTGTTTTTGGAGGAATGGAAGAACAAGTAGCACCAGTAGAAAGAATGTTTTCATCACATTCATGGGGGAAAAAGTTCTGGACATTATTTGCAGGTCCTTTAATGAACTTTATTTTAGCTGCAGTTATCTTTGTTGGATTAGCTATTTATACAGGAGTTCCTGTTCAAAATAATGAAGCTAAACTTGGTCTTGTAACAGCAGACTCACCAGCACAAGTTGCAGGTCTGCAAAAAGGTGATAAGATAACAGAAGTAAATGGTTCTTCAGTAGATACATGGACGGGATTAGTTCAAAAAGTTACTGAGTCAAATGGAGCGGAGCTAACCCTTAAGGTAGAACGAGATGGGGCAATTAAAGAAGTTAAAGTTACTCCAAAAGAAGAAATAGTAAAATCAAAAGGTAAAGAAACAAAAACATATAAGCTAGGTATAGGAAAATTTGAAGAAACTAAGAAAGATTTCCTAGGTTCAATTAAGTATGGATTGCAACAAACATTATTTTACGGAACTATGATTTTTACTGCAATAATAAATCTGTTTGCATCGCTATTTACAGGTGGATTTAGCTTAGATCAACTTGGTGGCCCAGTTGCAATTTATGAAATGTCTAGTAACGCAGCTAAAAGTGGATTAGTGACAGTGCTTCGTTGGACAGGTATTTTAAGTGTAAACCTAGGACTTATGAACCTAATTCCTATTCCAGTGCTAGATGGTGGTAGAATTATCTTCGTAATATATGAAGCAATTTTTAAACGTCCAATTAATAAAAAAGCTCAATATTATTTAACTATTGCGTTTGGATTATTAATGGTAGCACTTATGCTTGCTGTAACATGGAATGATATTCAAAGATTATTTGGAAAATAA
- a CDS encoding LysM peptidoglycan-binding domain-containing protein, producing MEKNNLKNIILVVIFVVLAPLILVGITSLSNALGGKSKHATTQTTEQAAKVPEETKVTNDNLPKAKEEKSSNEKDSEQNQNNDNTNSSNNQNNANTATSKNPTVGQDYIVKSGDSLFSIASAAYGEANAQNGVNKIKEANNLENNSITAGKKIQIPKL from the coding sequence ATGGAAAAAAATAATTTAAAGAATATAATTCTTGTTGTTATATTTGTGGTTTTAGCTCCATTAATTCTTGTTGGGATAACTAGCTTAAGTAATGCACTAGGTGGAAAGTCTAAACATGCAACAACGCAAACAACTGAGCAGGCGGCAAAAGTACCAGAAGAAACAAAGGTAACAAATGACAACCTTCCTAAAGCTAAGGAAGAAAAGAGTTCTAATGAAAAAGATTCAGAACAGAACCAAAATAATGATAATACTAATAGTAGTAATAATCAAAATAATGCTAATACTGCTACAAGTAAAAATCCGACAGTGGGACAAGATTATATTGTTAAATCTGGAGATTCACTATTTAGTATAGCTTCAGCTGCTTATGGAGAAGCAAATGCACAAAATGGTGTTAATAAAATAAAAGAAGCAAATAATTTAGAAAATAATAGTATAACAGCTGGTAAGAAAATTCAAATACCAAAATTATAA
- a CDS encoding exonuclease SbcCD subunit D — MKFIHTADWHIGRKLQQVDLLDDQEFVLNNLIEEIKEQDLDFIIIAGDLYDRSVPSREATTLLQELLIKINIECDLPIFAISGNHDSRERLAVGQAWFSKHNFYLATQLEDVFHKFQYKDADIYLLPYFEPYEAKVYFEDDKLTTHHTATKRVIDEIYKNIDESRINILVAHTFVAGADPTDSEREISIGTVENVGVNVFEKFDYVALGHLHNPNALNEERIKYSGSPLAYSFSESNQQKGVRLIELTKENFDDRFIPIKQKRKMHNIVADYDEIFSKEYREKFDTENDYFSMELGKLEGVTDPMPRIKEFYPNTLLLKSKAKRLDSSKNSVNKEMLKKNPLELIESFYEEQVLDTLTSTQREVLEQIIGEVEQDETN; from the coding sequence GTGAAATTTATACACACGGCTGATTGGCACATAGGTAGAAAATTACAGCAAGTAGATTTATTAGATGATCAGGAGTTTGTGCTTAATAATCTAATCGAAGAAATAAAAGAACAAGATTTGGATTTTATAATAATAGCAGGTGATTTATATGATAGAAGTGTTCCTAGTAGAGAAGCTACAACATTATTGCAGGAACTGTTGATAAAAATTAATATTGAATGTGATTTACCTATATTTGCAATTAGTGGAAATCATGATAGCCGTGAACGTTTAGCTGTTGGACAAGCGTGGTTTAGTAAACATAACTTTTATCTAGCAACACAGTTGGAAGATGTATTTCATAAGTTTCAATATAAAGATGCTGATATCTATCTATTACCATATTTCGAACCTTATGAAGCAAAAGTTTATTTTGAAGATGACAAACTGACTACACATCATACTGCGACAAAAAGAGTTATTGATGAGATTTATAAGAATATAGATGAAAGCAGAATTAATATTTTGGTAGCACATACTTTTGTGGCTGGAGCTGACCCGACAGATTCAGAGCGAGAAATTTCTATAGGGACTGTAGAAAATGTTGGGGTGAATGTCTTTGAAAAGTTTGATTATGTAGCGCTAGGACATTTACATAATCCGAATGCTTTAAATGAAGAACGTATTAAATATAGTGGTAGCCCGCTTGCTTACTCATTTTCAGAAAGCAACCAACAAAAAGGTGTGCGTCTAATAGAATTAACAAAAGAAAACTTTGATGATAGATTTATTCCAATTAAGCAAAAAAGAAAAATGCATAATATTGTTGCGGATTATGATGAAATTTTTTCTAAAGAATATCGAGAAAAATTTGATACAGAGAATGACTATTTCAGCATGGAATTAGGTAAGTTAGAGGGTGTTACAGACCCTATGCCACGCATAAAAGAATTTTATCCAAATACATTGTTGCTTAAATCAAAGGCGAAAAGATTAGATAGTTCGAAGAATTCTGTAAATAAGGAAATGCTTAAAAAAAATCCATTAGAACTTATAGAAAGTTTTTATGAAGAACAGGTATTAGATACTTTAACAAGTACACAAAGAGAGGTATTAGAACAAATAATAGGAGAGGTGGAGCAAGATGAAACCAATTAG